Proteins from one Thermobifida alba genomic window:
- a CDS encoding zf-HC2 domain-containing protein: MRCIDCRTALSAEIDGETPSHSPEEVRAHLRECAECGVWLSAARGLHRLVGVTTLAAGPGGDERVGERSCG, from the coding sequence GTGAGGTGCATCGACTGTCGAACCGCTCTTTCCGCCGAAATCGACGGAGAGACGCCGAGCCACTCCCCGGAAGAGGTCCGCGCCCATCTGCGCGAGTGTGCGGAGTGCGGTGTCTGGCTCTCGGCCGCGCGGGGGCTGCACCGGCTGGTCGGCGTCACCACGCTGGCCGCCGGTCCGGGTGGGGACGAGCGAGTGGGGGAACGGTCCTGCGGTTAG
- a CDS encoding copper chaperone PCu(A)C gives MNASTSALLALGAAALLALASCAGQGAAPRTDNPGGSAAPTAEHGTPAKGGAQAGDLTVADAWLAEPAQPSMTAGYLTITNNGDGPVALTEAATSLSDRTELHTVETTESGASQMTPVDTIPVPAGGTVELASGGLHLMVLDMPRPPRVGDTATITLTFDNGATVHVEAPVLERAGSGGH, from the coding sequence ATGAACGCCTCCACCTCCGCCCTCCTCGCCCTCGGCGCGGCCGCCCTGCTCGCCCTCGCCAGCTGCGCCGGCCAAGGCGCCGCCCCGCGCACGGACAACCCAGGCGGGTCCGCCGCGCCGACCGCCGAGCACGGCACCCCGGCCAAGGGCGGCGCCCAGGCCGGAGACCTCACCGTCGCGGACGCCTGGCTGGCCGAACCCGCCCAGCCCTCGATGACCGCCGGATACCTCACCATCACCAACAACGGCGACGGACCCGTCGCCCTGACCGAGGCGGCCACCTCGCTGTCGGACCGGACCGAACTGCACACGGTGGAGACCACCGAAAGCGGCGCGTCGCAGATGACCCCGGTCGACACCATCCCCGTCCCCGCGGGCGGAACCGTCGAACTCGCCTCCGGCGGACTCCACCTCATGGTGCTGGACATGCCCCGCCCCCCGCGGGTCGGCGACACCGCCACCATCACCCTGACCTTCGACAACGGAGCAACCGTCCACGTCGAGGCCCCGGTGCTGGAACGCGCCGGGAGCGGCGGCCACTGA
- a CDS encoding SCO family protein, translated as MGADLFRGVARRLSVDFGGKSGSTVDAPHDSIIAHNIPISQKPGYRRVRNRVRSAGAVLAAVGVLVLAGCGQDSDADSQQRGEFDYYLDLTETPMSAPEHEFRTVDDEPWSFTGVAEDRLTLLYFGYTSCPDVCPTTMADIADAVTRIGADAERVDVVMVSTDPARDTPEQMRSWLAGFDPGFQGVIGPIDEVVQAARAYGIPVEAPEQTDGNYLVTHGERVAVLRPGGDAIGFFDPGTSGEQMSAVLPDLLTEQL; from the coding sequence ATGGGCGCGGACCTCTTCCGGGGAGTGGCTCGGCGTCTCTCCGTCGATTTCGGCGGAAAGAGCGGTTCGACAGTCGATGCACCTCACGACTCCATCATCGCCCACAACATCCCTATTTCCCAGAAACCGGGATATCGGCGCGTCCGAAACAGGGTACGGAGCGCGGGAGCAGTACTCGCGGCCGTCGGAGTCCTCGTCCTCGCCGGATGCGGACAGGACAGCGACGCCGACAGCCAGCAGCGCGGCGAGTTCGACTACTACCTCGACCTGACCGAAACCCCGATGTCCGCCCCGGAGCACGAGTTCCGCACCGTGGACGACGAACCGTGGTCGTTCACCGGCGTCGCGGAGGACCGGCTCACCCTGCTCTACTTCGGCTACACCAGCTGCCCCGACGTGTGCCCCACGACGATGGCCGACATCGCCGACGCGGTCACCCGCATCGGGGCGGACGCCGAACGGGTCGACGTGGTCATGGTCAGCACCGACCCGGCCCGCGACACCCCCGAACAGATGCGTTCCTGGCTGGCCGGCTTCGACCCCGGATTCCAGGGAGTGATCGGCCCCATCGACGAGGTGGTCCAGGCAGCCCGGGCGTACGGCATCCCCGTGGAGGCGCCCGAGCAGACCGACGGCAACTACCTCGTCACCCACGGCGAACGGGTCGCGGTCCTCCGCCCCGGCGGCGACGCCATCGGGTTCTTCGACCCCGGCACCTCGGGTGAGCAGATGAGCGCCGTCCTGCCCGACCTGCTCACCGAACAGCTCTGA